A stretch of the Dichotomicrobium thermohalophilum genome encodes the following:
- a CDS encoding TRAP transporter small permease subunit: protein MQTLYRIANAIDALNTRVGNVIAWAAFLMVLIQFGVVILRYVFAFSNTALSESIWYLHGLLFMIGAGYTLLYDGHVRVDVFYREASQRYKAWVDLLGSVVFIIPLCILTIWLSWGYVINAWRVLEGSTELAGLPLIFLYKTVIWVFAAFVGLQALSTGIKAFLFLMGRWPRYSPGPMSWDQPGAAEQS, encoded by the coding sequence ATGCAGACGCTTTACCGTATCGCCAACGCCATCGACGCGCTGAACACCCGGGTCGGCAACGTTATCGCCTGGGCGGCATTCCTCATGGTGCTGATCCAGTTCGGCGTCGTGATCCTGCGCTACGTCTTCGCCTTCTCGAACACGGCGCTGTCGGAGTCGATCTGGTATTTGCACGGCCTGCTGTTCATGATCGGCGCGGGCTACACACTGCTCTATGACGGCCATGTGCGGGTCGACGTGTTCTACCGCGAGGCCAGCCAGCGATATAAGGCTTGGGTCGATCTGCTCGGATCGGTCGTGTTCATCATCCCGCTTTGCATCCTCACCATCTGGCTGTCCTGGGGCTATGTCATCAATGCGTGGCGGGTGCTCGAAGGCTCGACCGAACTGGCGGGTCTCCCGCTGATCTTCCTGTACAAGACGGTGATCTGGGTCTTCGCCGCGTTTGTCGGGCTGCAGGCGCTGTCCACGGGCATCAAGGCGTTCCTGTTTCTCATGGGACGATGGCCGCGCTATTCCCCCGGCCCGATGAGCTGGGACCAGCCAGGCGCGGCAGAACAGTCATGA